A genomic window from Aquila chrysaetos chrysaetos chromosome 21, bAquChr1.4, whole genome shotgun sequence includes:
- the RPL39 gene encoding 60S ribosomal protein L39 has translation LLPSPYCFIFHHNLKYCFTAQKETSPVAAPPQLANFSHSDFVLKPINSQKLVPPPSLTELRLRRAGPAGPLGGAVAAEPGAAPPPSLAAFPRPFRLFRRRHRRDAGQFSAMSSHKTFKIKRFLAKKQKQNRPIPQWIRMKTGNKIRYNSKRRHWRRTKLGL, from the exons CTCCTGCCCTCTCCGTACTGCTTCATCTTCCATCATAACTTGAAGTATTGTTTTACAGCCCAGAAAGAGACTTCACCAGTAGCAGCTCCTCCTCAGCTAGCGAATTTTAGCCATAGCGATTTTGTACTAAAACCAATAAACTCGCAGAAACtcgtgccgccgccgtccctCACTGAGCTCCGTCtgcgccgcgccgggcccgcCGGGCCGCTAGGGGGCGCCGTGGCCGCGGAGCCcggcgccgccccccccccctctctggCCGCCTTCCCCCGCCCCTTCCGTCTCTTCCGCCGCCGCCATCGCCGAGACGCCGGGCAGTTCAGCGCCATG TCATCTCACAAGACGTTCAAGATCAAACGCTTCCTCGcgaagaagcagaagcagaaccGGCCTATCCCGCAGTGGATTCGCATGAAAACGGGCAATAAGATCAG GTACAACTCCAAAAGGAGACACTGGAGAAGGACCAAACTGGGCTTGTAA
- the UPF3B gene encoding regulator of nonsense transcripts 3B isoform X1, with protein sequence MKEDKENARPKERRGPAAGPPALLGTGSGTATGTATGTDGRAGGAEPDRLERPKDKKETLSKVVIRRLPPSLTKEQLEEHLQPLPEHDYFEFFANDSSLYPHMFSRAYINFKNQEDIVLFRDRFDGYVFVDHKGQEYAAIVEFAPFQKAAKKKSKKKDAKTGTIEDDPEYKKFLESYSADDEKLTSTPETLLEEIEARNKELIAKKTTPLLNFLKNKQRLREEKREERRRRELERKRQREEERRKWKEEERRKRKEAEKLKKVDRCPEKERDRSKEEPKIKLLKKPEKDEKDLERKEKSKKLEKETLREEKNASSASAKRSDGETKEEKAKKSEDECVKDYRDRDRDFERDREYERAQREKLRRQEEERRRQKERFDKEKVFRRKEEEVKKERDLLREKGKKSDLTDFTSSTDKSEKVTKDDKKEDTIKRDRIRNKDRPAMQLYQPGARSRSRLCQYEDSAAKPTDQGADKKQESETSNMKEEE encoded by the exons ATGAAGGAGGACAAGGAAAACGCCAGGCCCAAGGAACGGCGcgggcccgccgccggcccgccgGCCCTGCTGGGGACGGGGAGCGGGACCGCCACCGGGACCGCCACCGGTACGGACGGCAGGGCCGGCGGAGCCGAGCCTGACCGCCTCGAGCGGCCCAAGGACAAGAAGGAGACGCTCAGCAAG GTGGTGATCCGCCGGCTGCCGCCCAGCCTGACgaaggagcagctggaggagcacctccagcccctgcccgAGCACGACTACTTCGAGTTCTTCGCCAACGACTCCAG CTTGTACCCTCACATGTTCTCGAGAGCCTACATCAACTTTAAAAACCAGGAAGACATAGTCCTCTTCAGGGATCGCTTTGATGGCTATGTTTTTGTCGATCACAAAG GTCAAGAATATGCTGCCATAGTTGAGTTTGCACCTTtccaaaaagctgcaaaaaagaagagtaagaaaaagGATGCCAAAACTGGAACTATCGAAGATG ATCCAGAGTACAAGAAGTTTTTGGAAAGTTACAGTGCAGATGATGAAAAATTAACCTCCACTCCTGAAACTTTGTTGGAGGAAATAGAGGCAAGAAACAAAGAGCTAATAG CTAAAAAGACTACTCCTTTATTGaacttcttgaaaaataaacag agactgagagaagaaaaaagagaggagaggaggaggagagaattggaaagaaaaagacaaagagaagaagaaagaagaaaatggaaagaggaggagagaaggaagaggaaagaagcagaaaaactgaagaaggtAGACAGAtgcccagaaaaagaaagagacagatcAAAAGAAGAACCAAAGATTAAG ctACTTAAGAAGcctgaaaaagatgaaaaagacttggagagaaaagaaaaatccaagaaactggaaaaagagactctgagggaggaaaaaaatgcgAGTAGTGCATCTGCCAAACGATCTGATGGGGAGacaaaagaagagaaggcaaaaaa aTCAGAAGATGAGTGTGTAAAGGACTACAGGGACCGAGATAGAGATTTTGAAAGAGACAGAGAATATGAGAGAGCACAGAGGGAGAAACTGAGACGCCAAGAAGAGGAGCGTCGGAGGCAGAAAGAGCGCTTTGATAAAGAGAAggtttttagaagaaaagaggaagaggtgaaaaaggagagagacttactcagagaaaagggaaagaaaagtgatCTTACAGACTTTACCAGCAGCACGGACAAATCTGAGAAAGTAACCAAAGACGATAAAAAAGAGGATACAATTAAGAGGGATCGTATCAGAAACAAG gATCGTCCAGCAATGCAGCTGTACCAGCCAGGAGCCCGAAGCCGAAGCAGATTGTGTCAGTATGAAGACAGTGCTGCGAAACCCACAGATCAGGGAGCAGATAAGAAACAAGAGAGTGAGACCAGTAATATGAAGGAAGAGGAGTGA
- the UPF3B gene encoding regulator of nonsense transcripts 3B isoform X2, translated as MKEDKENARPKERRGPAAGPPALLGTGSGTATGTATGTDGRAGGAEPDRLERPKDKKETLSKVVIRRLPPSLTKEQLEEHLQPLPEHDYFEFFANDSSLYPHMFSRAYINFKNQEDIVLFRDRFDGYVFVDHKGQEYAAIVEFAPFQKAAKKKSKKKDAKTGTIEDDPEYKKFLESYSADDEKLTSTPETLLEEIEARNKELIAKKTTPLLNFLKNKQRLREEKREERRRRELERKRQREEERRKWKEEERRKRKEAEKLKKVDRCPEKERDRSKEEPKIKLLKKPEKDEKDLERKEKSKKLEKETLREEKNASSASAKRSDGETKEEKAKKNQKMSV; from the exons ATGAAGGAGGACAAGGAAAACGCCAGGCCCAAGGAACGGCGcgggcccgccgccggcccgccgGCCCTGCTGGGGACGGGGAGCGGGACCGCCACCGGGACCGCCACCGGTACGGACGGCAGGGCCGGCGGAGCCGAGCCTGACCGCCTCGAGCGGCCCAAGGACAAGAAGGAGACGCTCAGCAAG GTGGTGATCCGCCGGCTGCCGCCCAGCCTGACgaaggagcagctggaggagcacctccagcccctgcccgAGCACGACTACTTCGAGTTCTTCGCCAACGACTCCAG CTTGTACCCTCACATGTTCTCGAGAGCCTACATCAACTTTAAAAACCAGGAAGACATAGTCCTCTTCAGGGATCGCTTTGATGGCTATGTTTTTGTCGATCACAAAG GTCAAGAATATGCTGCCATAGTTGAGTTTGCACCTTtccaaaaagctgcaaaaaagaagagtaagaaaaagGATGCCAAAACTGGAACTATCGAAGATG ATCCAGAGTACAAGAAGTTTTTGGAAAGTTACAGTGCAGATGATGAAAAATTAACCTCCACTCCTGAAACTTTGTTGGAGGAAATAGAGGCAAGAAACAAAGAGCTAATAG CTAAAAAGACTACTCCTTTATTGaacttcttgaaaaataaacag agactgagagaagaaaaaagagaggagaggaggaggagagaattggaaagaaaaagacaaagagaagaagaaagaagaaaatggaaagaggaggagagaaggaagaggaaagaagcagaaaaactgaagaaggtAGACAGAtgcccagaaaaagaaagagacagatcAAAAGAAGAACCAAAGATTAAG ctACTTAAGAAGcctgaaaaagatgaaaaagacttggagagaaaagaaaaatccaagaaactggaaaaagagactctgagggaggaaaaaaatgcgAGTAGTGCATCTGCCAAACGATCTGATGGGGAGacaaaagaagagaaggcaaaaaa AA aTCAGAAGATGAGTGTGTAA
- the NDUFA1 gene encoding NADH dehydrogenase [ubiquinone] 1 alpha subcomplex subunit 1, whose protein sequence is MWYEILPGMAIMGICLSIPGLSTVYMHRWCNGGKEKRIARYPYQWTLMERDRRLSGVNKYYVSKGLENID, encoded by the exons ATGTGGTACGAGATCCTGCCCGGCATGGCCATCATGGGCATCTGCCTCAGCATCCCCGGCCTCTCCACCGTCTACATGCACCGCTGGTGCAACGGCGGCAAG GAGAAGAGGATCGCCCGCTATCCCTACCAGTGGACCCTGATGGAAAGAGACCGGCGGCTGTCGGGCGTCAACAAGTACTACGTCTCCAAG